A single region of the Candidatus Poribacteria bacterium genome encodes:
- a CDS encoding redoxin domain-containing protein — MPRKNKVLNIGDTAPPFTLPSHQRGEVSLETYHGTHHVVLTFFRGTW; from the coding sequence ATGCCACGGAAAAACAAAGTTCTCAACATCGGTGATACCGCGCCACCCTTCACGCTCCCATCACATCAACGCGGAGAAGTATCGCTCGAAACGTATCACGGGACACACCACGTCGTCCTAACCTTTTTTCGGGGGACGTGGTGA
- a CDS encoding sigma-54-dependent Fis family transcriptional regulator, producing the protein MSNLVLIADDDDSLRQILAATLQRAGYETLKARSGAETLACIKETNVDVILLDIWLGDANGIELIEDIQGHNTTASIIIITAHGTTQTAIDAAKQRAYGYLTKPIDQRQLLELVSRAADASNQTKNVKTSTTPIDVEGQGRMVGQSPAMQEVYHKIGRAAVSDETVLVLGESGTGKELVAQLIHQNSDRSQNPFVVVDCGAMPSSLIESALFGHVKGAYTDAHTARKGKFQQADSGTIFLDEIGELPIEVQMKLLRVLQEREVEPMGGTETHAVDVRIIAATNRRLETAIEQKAFREDLYYRLNVIPISLPPLRERKGDIPELIDLFIRRFVEEYQLPKIGISAEVTKLLTAHEWPGNVRELENAIKRALVMCSGQMLLPEHFDPILEKSIPASELGNLDTQIYNLLQAHIQHYMESETSPDELYAEIRAIFEKPLFKIVLEHTKGNRSKASDILGINRNTLHTKLVEYNLVFEKI; encoded by the coding sequence ATGTCAAATCTTGTGTTGATTGCTGACGACGACGACAGCCTCAGACAAATACTCGCCGCGACGCTCCAGAGAGCAGGCTATGAGACACTCAAAGCCCGAAGTGGAGCGGAGACGCTCGCCTGTATCAAGGAAACGAATGTTGATGTCATTCTGCTTGACATTTGGTTAGGGGATGCCAACGGAATTGAACTCATCGAGGACATTCAGGGGCACAATACCACCGCATCTATTATTATAATCACTGCCCACGGAACGACTCAGACTGCTATCGATGCCGCAAAGCAACGCGCCTATGGATACCTCACAAAACCAATTGATCAGCGACAATTGCTTGAGCTTGTATCGCGCGCTGCGGATGCCAGCAACCAAACGAAAAACGTCAAGACATCTACAACGCCTATTGATGTGGAGGGGCAGGGGAGAATGGTCGGTCAAAGTCCGGCAATGCAGGAAGTCTATCATAAAATTGGACGCGCTGCCGTCAGTGACGAAACAGTCCTCGTTTTAGGTGAAAGTGGAACGGGCAAAGAACTTGTCGCCCAACTCATCCATCAAAACAGTGACCGATCCCAAAATCCATTCGTCGTTGTTGATTGTGGTGCCATGCCTTCGAGTCTTATTGAAAGCGCGCTCTTTGGACACGTCAAAGGTGCCTATACCGATGCACATACCGCAAGGAAGGGGAAATTTCAACAGGCAGACAGCGGGACAATCTTTCTCGATGAAATCGGTGAATTGCCGATTGAAGTTCAGATGAAATTGTTGCGCGTCCTACAAGAACGAGAGGTTGAACCGATGGGCGGGACCGAGACCCACGCGGTTGACGTCAGAATCATCGCGGCAACCAACCGACGACTGGAAACCGCGATTGAGCAGAAAGCCTTCAGGGAGGACCTCTACTATCGTCTCAACGTCATTCCCATTTCCTTGCCACCTCTACGAGAGCGAAAAGGGGACATCCCGGAACTCATAGATCTGTTCATTCGCAGGTTCGTTGAAGAATACCAACTCCCCAAAATCGGCATCTCCGCGGAAGTCACAAAACTTCTTACAGCGCATGAGTGGCCCGGGAACGTGCGCGAATTAGAAAATGCCATCAAACGAGCACTCGTCATGTGTTCAGGGCAAATGTTATTACCTGAGCATTTCGATCCGATACTCGAAAAATCGATCCCTGCCAGTGAACTGGGAAATCTTGACACACAAATTTATAATTTGCTTCAAGCGCACATTCAGCACTATATGGAATCCGAGACATCGCCAGACGAACTGTATGCTGAAATTCGAGCGATCTTTGAGAAACCGCTCTTTAAGATCGTGCTTGAGCATACCAAAGGAAATCGGAGCAAAGCGTCAGACATCCTTGGGATTAACCGGAATACGCTCCATACAAAACTTGTTGAATACAATCTCGTTTTTGAGAAAATATAG
- the ribD gene encoding bifunctional diaminohydroxyphosphoribosylaminopyrimidine deaminase/5-amino-6-(5-phosphoribosylamino)uracil reductase RibD, with translation MDETHIAFMRRALDLARQAIGRTSPNPLVGTVIVKDGKIIGEGYHQKAGAPHAEVHALNAAGEDAKGATLYTNLEPCCHWGRTPPCTEALIHAGIAHVYIAEVDPNPNVAGKGVQQLQDAGISVHVGVCEQEASDLNEAHRKYIQTGRPFVILKIAMSLDGKIATPSGESQWITSEASRQRGHEVRDAVDAILVGRGTVASDNPALTTRLQDREGRDAIRIVLDSLGRTRTDARIFNPESEADVIVVVTPKAPSENVDALEKAGAEVITVPAAHGNSVCFKRLMEVLGKREITSVLIEGGGEINASALAAGVVDKVMCFIAPKLIGGQNAPGPIGGVGIRSLTDATNLQRVSITPIAEHNFLIEGYL, from the coding sequence ATGGACGAAACACACATAGCCTTTATGCGACGTGCCCTGGATTTAGCACGACAAGCAATAGGACGCACGAGTCCCAACCCTCTCGTTGGCACGGTCATTGTAAAAGACGGAAAGATTATCGGTGAAGGGTATCACCAGAAAGCAGGAGCCCCACACGCCGAAGTCCATGCGCTTAACGCTGCTGGTGAGGATGCCAAAGGCGCGACGCTTTACACAAATCTTGAGCCGTGTTGCCACTGGGGACGGACACCGCCCTGTACAGAAGCACTGATTCACGCAGGCATCGCGCACGTCTACATCGCAGAGGTCGATCCGAACCCGAATGTTGCTGGCAAGGGGGTTCAGCAACTCCAAGATGCCGGTATAAGCGTCCACGTAGGTGTTTGCGAACAGGAAGCGTCAGACCTAAACGAGGCGCATCGGAAATACATTCAAACCGGTAGACCCTTTGTAATCCTCAAAATCGCTATGAGCCTCGACGGGAAAATCGCCACCCCTTCTGGGGAATCGCAATGGATTACGTCCGAGGCATCACGGCAACGAGGACATGAGGTACGGGACGCAGTAGATGCGATCCTCGTCGGTAGAGGTACAGTCGCAAGCGATAATCCCGCGCTGACGACACGACTTCAGGACAGAGAAGGGCGGGACGCAATCCGGATTGTATTGGATTCTCTCGGGAGAACACGCACGGATGCACGGATTTTCAATCCCGAAAGCGAGGCAGATGTTATCGTGGTAGTAACGCCAAAGGCACCCTCTGAAAATGTTGATGCCCTCGAAAAGGCAGGCGCGGAAGTGATAACCGTTCCAGCAGCGCACGGAAACAGCGTCTGTTTCAAGCGTTTGATGGAAGTATTGGGGAAACGTGAAATAACAAGCGTCCTCATAGAAGGTGGCGGCGAAATTAATGCCTCGGCACTCGCCGCAGGGGTCGTGGACAAAGTTATGTGTTTCATCGCACCGAAACTCATCGGCGGACAGAATGCCCCTGGACCGATCGGGGGTGTAGGAATCCGCAGTTTAACCGATGCAACGAACCTACAGCGAGTAAGCATCACACCGATTGCTGAACACAACTTTCTAATTGAGGGGTATCTATAG
- a CDS encoding pectate lyase yields the protein MYNWGYNSTYGGEKEQPGKENLNFAVINMVANYYKPVPATRPGEVTHRIVNPNSRNLADGFAKWYIADNVVDRNAAVTANNWNGGVHPQGGSSYIEGLKLQHPFDTIPISQQTAEEAYHSVLESVGASLPKRDAVDARI from the coding sequence GTGTACAACTGGGGTTACAACAGCACTTATGGTGGCGAGAAAGAACAACCGGGCAAGGAAAATTTAAACTTTGCTGTTATCAATATGGTAGCCAATTACTATAAGCCGGTCCCGGCAACCCGTCCGGGCGAGGTGACACACCGAATTGTCAATCCCAATTCACGTAATTTGGCTGATGGCTTTGCAAAGTGGTATATTGCCGATAACGTTGTTGATAGGAATGCAGCAGTTACAGCCAACAACTGGAACGGTGGTGTGCATCCTCAGGGTGGTAGTTCATATATTGAAGGATTAAAACTTCAGCACCCTTTTGACACTATACCTATCAGCCAGCAGACGGCTGAAGAGGCTTATCACTCTGTTCTTGAGAGTGTAGGTGCGTCATTGCCCAAACGCGATGCAGTGGATGCACGCATT
- a CDS encoding bifunctional 3,4-dihydroxy-2-butanone-4-phosphate synthase/GTP cyclohydrolase II, which yields MSDTFNTIPEALSAIRDGEMIIVIDDPDRENEGDLIMAAEKVTAERINFMAKFGRGLICLPTCSERLAELELHPMVASNTAQMQTAFTVTIDAKEVTTGISAQERAYTIRKFVESNAEPADFVRPGHIFPLEAKPGGVLRRAGHTEATVDLARMAGLYPAGVLCEILNEDGSMARVPELMEFAAQHQLIIITIADLIAYRRETETLIRRVATADIPTAHGEFKLYAYESTDTGGETVEGDKTHIALTKGDLTDPSPILVRVHSQCLTGDVFGSLRCDCGEQLEIALKTIEQEGRGVLVYMRQEGRGMGLKGKLRAYQLQDNDGLDTVEANEHLGFPADLRDYGIGAQILADLGVQKMRLMTNNPQKVTGLSGHGLEIVERIPLQTKPNAFNRRYLETKRSKLGHLLLHEE from the coding sequence ATGTCAGACACATTTAATACCATTCCTGAAGCACTCTCTGCAATCCGAGACGGTGAAATGATCATCGTCATTGATGACCCCGATCGCGAGAACGAAGGTGATCTCATCATGGCGGCAGAAAAGGTGACAGCAGAGCGGATCAATTTCATGGCGAAATTCGGCAGAGGGTTGATATGCCTACCGACCTGTTCAGAACGCCTTGCCGAACTTGAACTCCACCCTATGGTAGCGTCCAACACTGCGCAAATGCAGACCGCCTTCACAGTCACCATCGATGCGAAAGAGGTGACAACCGGTATCTCTGCACAAGAACGCGCCTATACCATCCGGAAATTCGTTGAGTCCAACGCTGAACCCGCAGACTTCGTCCGACCCGGACACATCTTCCCCTTAGAAGCAAAACCCGGAGGCGTCCTCCGACGCGCAGGGCATACCGAAGCCACTGTCGATTTAGCGCGAATGGCAGGGCTATACCCAGCGGGGGTCCTCTGTGAAATACTCAACGAGGACGGCAGCATGGCACGCGTCCCTGAACTCATGGAATTTGCCGCGCAACACCAGCTCATAATCATCACGATTGCTGACCTCATCGCATACCGGCGTGAGACAGAAACACTGATCCGACGCGTCGCAACCGCTGATATACCAACCGCACACGGTGAATTCAAACTATACGCCTACGAAAGCACCGATACAGGCGGTGAAACCGTAGAGGGAGATAAAACGCACATTGCTCTCACAAAAGGAGATTTGACCGATCCATCTCCAATTTTGGTCCGAGTACACTCGCAATGTCTCACGGGCGATGTTTTCGGATCCCTGAGATGCGATTGTGGCGAACAACTCGAAATCGCGCTTAAAACCATCGAGCAGGAAGGCAGAGGTGTCCTTGTCTACATGCGACAAGAGGGTAGAGGCATGGGACTCAAAGGGAAACTCAGGGCATATCAGTTACAAGACAACGACGGATTAGACACCGTCGAAGCCAATGAACATCTTGGGTTCCCCGCAGATCTGCGTGATTACGGCATCGGGGCACAGATATTGGCCGATTTAGGCGTTCAGAAAATGCGATTGATGACAAACAACCCGCAAAAGGTTACAGGATTGTCAGGACACGGACTTGAAATCGTCGAACGGATCCCGTTGCAAACCAAGCCGAATGCATTTAACCGCCGATATTTAGAAACCAAACGTTCCAAACTCGGCCACCTCCTCCTACATGAGGAATAA
- a CDS encoding GAF domain-containing protein, whose translation MLTFFLAVFVLLINVSVHLFQISEYYPAISHCYYGVIVLSVFYTKPRGQNILFGITTVANWIYVFRYPNHTESIIIALLYPFVAYGVIRIIRHLQTQRRSRVEQIEEINSVNANLEKQVRDISTLFEVSQSANANLDLEGLFERIIEILSKRLGIYRGALHLYENGQVVTSTEVVLGLTPAEMKRGTDNQIEDIQKQVLASGKAIGVPQTRSPLSSIKLFEPERVESKDGIAFWCIPIIVEENVIGTLTIDKASDEFSAEDDRRLLTIIASIIAQRVKIQQTIDALVESERMATLGRLVRTIAHEVRNPLGSIRLGTQLLQHSDAEFGSAEARHHDDRDRATFEPVETYSGDIQLSQNEIEEYTGIIIKEVDRLNRFIEQLLAFSKPAMEVAKLSDIHQLLESSLAICRPELELRATTVITQYGDCPEVNVNADGITQVLLNLFYNAIEAMDTDGTLTIQTEYVPETETVRVRVQDDGPGIPSEDIPMLFDPFYTTKQKGTGLGLYISQKILAEHRGGIEVDANLEVGTAFVMSLPV comes from the coding sequence ATGCTAACATTCTTTCTCGCAGTCTTTGTGCTTCTCATTAACGTCAGTGTGCATCTGTTCCAGATATCGGAGTACTATCCGGCGATAAGTCACTGTTATTATGGCGTGATCGTTCTGTCAGTTTTTTACACGAAACCTCGCGGGCAGAACATTTTATTCGGGATTACGACCGTAGCCAATTGGATTTACGTCTTCCGTTATCCGAACCACACTGAAAGTATTATCATAGCATTGCTCTATCCGTTTGTCGCCTATGGCGTTATCCGCATTATTCGACACTTACAAACCCAAAGGCGTAGTAGGGTCGAACAGATAGAGGAGATAAACAGTGTCAACGCAAATTTAGAAAAACAGGTCCGGGACATCTCTACACTTTTTGAGGTCAGCCAATCCGCGAATGCCAATCTTGATCTGGAGGGGCTCTTTGAGCGAATCATTGAAATTCTATCCAAGCGACTCGGTATCTACCGCGGGGCTTTGCATCTCTATGAAAACGGGCAGGTCGTTACTTCCACAGAAGTTGTTTTAGGGCTTACACCCGCAGAGATGAAACGCGGTACCGACAATCAGATAGAAGATATCCAAAAACAGGTGCTCGCATCAGGGAAAGCGATAGGCGTTCCACAAACCCGAAGCCCACTGAGTTCCATTAAACTCTTTGAGCCGGAACGCGTTGAATCCAAAGACGGGATAGCTTTCTGGTGCATTCCGATTATCGTAGAGGAAAACGTCATTGGGACACTGACGATCGATAAAGCCTCTGATGAATTCTCCGCTGAGGATGACCGGCGACTCTTGACAATTATCGCCTCCATTATCGCACAGCGCGTCAAAATCCAACAGACAATTGATGCCCTCGTTGAATCCGAACGCATGGCGACCTTGGGGCGGTTGGTCCGAACTATCGCACACGAGGTCCGAAATCCTTTAGGGAGCATCCGACTCGGCACACAACTGCTTCAACACAGCGACGCAGAGTTCGGTTCAGCGGAAGCACGCCATCATGATGATCGTGATCGCGCGACTTTCGAGCCAGTCGAAACCTATTCTGGAGACATCCAACTCTCTCAAAATGAGATTGAGGAATACACAGGAATCATTATAAAAGAGGTGGACAGGCTAAACCGATTCATTGAACAATTACTTGCCTTCAGTAAACCCGCGATGGAGGTCGCAAAACTGAGCGATATCCATCAACTCCTTGAGAGTAGCTTGGCTATCTGCCGACCAGAGTTGGAACTTCGCGCGACGACAGTCATCACGCAATACGGCGACTGCCCAGAGGTCAATGTCAATGCGGATGGGATTACACAGGTGCTTCTGAATCTATTCTACAACGCCATAGAAGCAATGGACACAGATGGAACTTTGACAATTCAGACAGAATACGTCCCAGAAACGGAAACCGTGCGCGTCCGAGTTCAAGATGATGGACCCGGGATTCCATCTGAAGATATACCCATGCTGTTCGATCCGTTTTATACCACTAAACAGAAAGGGACGGGGTTAGGACTTTACATCAGCCAAAAAATTCTCGCCGAACACCGAGGTGGCATTGAAGTCGATGCCAACCTTGAGGTAGGGACAGCGTTTGTCATGTCACTTCCCGTATAG
- a CDS encoding EutN/CcmL family microcompartment protein produces MYIAKVIGKVVSIVKHPAYENRTLLLIQPLSVKSQLVRTPTIAVDYVGAGEGDTVIVGAGPGVAQEVFGIEDAPIRELVMGIVDRVDITLQEEPT; encoded by the coding sequence ATGTACATTGCCAAAGTAATCGGAAAAGTCGTTTCTATCGTTAAACATCCTGCATACGAAAATCGTACACTACTGCTCATCCAACCGTTGAGCGTCAAATCTCAACTCGTTCGCACCCCAACGATTGCTGTCGACTATGTCGGTGCTGGTGAGGGGGATACAGTGATAGTCGGTGCAGGTCCCGGTGTAGCACAAGAGGTATTCGGCATTGAAGACGCACCGATCCGAGAACTCGTCATGGGGATTGTCGATCGGGTTGATATAACACTTCAGGAGGAACCAACATGA
- a CDS encoding EutN/CcmL family microcompartment protein, giving the protein MDLGKVIGTIVATRKDPSLEGSRLLIVQPLDEKRDPISEPLVAVDTLHDAGVGETVYYVTGGDAVSVTPGKRMPVDVAIVGIVDSISLVDTENGGQPSEE; this is encoded by the coding sequence ATGGATTTAGGAAAAGTGATTGGAACCATCGTCGCAACTCGAAAAGACCCGAGTTTAGAAGGTTCACGCCTCCTCATCGTGCAACCCTTGGACGAAAAACGCGACCCCATTTCTGAACCGCTCGTCGCTGTGGATACGCTCCACGACGCAGGCGTTGGCGAAACGGTCTACTATGTTACCGGCGGCGATGCCGTAAGTGTCACTCCCGGTAAGCGGATGCCGGTCGATGTTGCCATAGTTGGTATCGTCGATTCTATTTCGCTGGTCGACACAGAGAACGGCGGTCAGCCGTCAGAGGAATAA
- a CDS encoding 6,7-dimethyl-8-ribityllumazine synthase encodes MPNVYEGHLLGEGLTFGIVVSRFNSFVTEKLLAGALDALKRHGVDLDSVDVFWTPGAFEIPGIAKRLADSERYDVVLCLGAVIRGATPHFDYVAAESAKGIANVSFNTNIPVIYGVITTDTIEQALERAGIKAGNKGSEAAIAGIETANLYKAIEKAIT; translated from the coding sequence ATGCCAAACGTTTATGAAGGACATCTTCTCGGCGAAGGTCTCACGTTCGGTATCGTCGTCAGCCGATTTAATAGTTTCGTCACCGAAAAACTCCTCGCTGGTGCCTTGGATGCCCTAAAACGGCACGGCGTCGATTTGGATTCTGTCGATGTTTTCTGGACCCCCGGTGCCTTTGAAATTCCGGGAATTGCCAAACGTCTCGCAGACAGCGAACGCTATGACGTCGTCCTCTGTCTCGGGGCAGTTATCCGAGGAGCGACCCCCCATTTTGATTATGTCGCCGCCGAAAGCGCGAAAGGAATCGCCAACGTCTCATTCAACACCAACATTCCCGTTATCTACGGTGTCATCACCACAGATACAATAGAACAAGCACTTGAACGCGCCGGTATCAAGGCAGGGAACAAAGGGTCTGAAGCCGCTATCGCAGGAATCGAGACCGCTAACCTTTACAAAGCAATTGAAAAGGCGATTACATAA
- the hisH gene encoding imidazole glycerol phosphate synthase subunit HisH: MIAIIDYEAGNLTSVARALTHLGYKNEITSAAEKILTAERVIFPGVGAAKATMQTLQKRGLNQVLADCYRTGKPMLGICIGIQILFEHSEEEDAECLNLLPGRVKKYPTTDTETQTETLKVPQIGWNEVYQTKPHAIFEGVPNPAHFYFVNSYYPEPASEDIVIGKTTYGLEFCSAIAHENLIATQFHLEKSGSVGLKMLNNFLKE; this comes from the coding sequence ATGATTGCAATTATAGATTACGAAGCCGGGAACCTTACGAGTGTTGCGAGAGCCTTAACACACCTCGGATATAAAAACGAAATTACATCTGCCGCAGAAAAGATACTCACTGCTGAACGCGTCATTTTCCCCGGGGTCGGTGCCGCAAAAGCCACGATGCAAACACTACAGAAACGCGGATTGAACCAGGTCCTCGCAGACTGCTACCGCACAGGTAAACCGATGCTCGGTATCTGCATCGGTATCCAAATCCTCTTTGAACACAGCGAGGAAGAGGATGCCGAATGCTTAAACCTTCTACCGGGACGTGTAAAGAAATATCCTACGACAGATACAGAAACACAAACCGAAACACTCAAGGTGCCACAAATCGGTTGGAACGAAGTGTATCAGACGAAACCGCACGCAATTTTTGAAGGTGTTCCGAATCCCGCACACTTCTATTTCGTCAATTCCTACTATCCTGAGCCAGCATCAGAGGATATCGTCATCGGAAAGACGACGTATGGTCTTGAATTCTGTAGCGCGATTGCCCACGAGAATCTCATTGCAACACAGTTCCACCTTGAAAAGAGTGGGAGCGTTGGTCTAAAGATGCTCAATAACTTTCTAAAAGAATAG
- a CDS encoding peroxiredoxin family protein: MTAVQENVEGYAAYTATPLAIAGQWPRELRGYADKNGITFPLLVDKTRDIIRSYGVYHWLSLEAYNIARPATFIIDKTGIIKYMYIGSHQFDLAKQSEILESLKEIAASQK, encoded by the coding sequence TTGACGGCAGTACAAGAAAACGTTGAAGGCTACGCCGCGTACACAGCCACCCCGCTCGCCATTGCCGGGCAGTGGCCCCGTGAACTTCGAGGCTATGCCGATAAAAACGGCATCACATTCCCGCTACTGGTAGATAAAACAAGGGACATCATCAGAAGCTACGGTGTCTACCACTGGCTCAGTTTAGAGGCTTACAACATCGCACGTCCGGCAACATTCATCATTGACAAGACAGGGATTATTAAATATATGTACATCGGTTCGCATCAATTCGACCTCGCAAAGCAGTCAGAAATCCTCGAATCCCTGAAAGAGATCGCCGCGTCACAAAAATGA
- a CDS encoding riboflavin synthase, producing the protein MFTGIVEELGTIRSIQVKSQDAIVEIQATDVLSDAKVGDSISIDGACLTIRFLTSETFTVDVSAETLRRTTLGERKGGEHVNLERSLRLSDRLGGHLVLGHVDEVATIRSWKDEGDASVMQITMSRTARPYVAYKGSITVDGVSLTVSNVHADAFEVTLIPHTKDVTTFGTKRTGDTVNLEVDIVARYLETLLKNTEEETELRKQSSSETLNLSFLAKHGYID; encoded by the coding sequence ATGTTCACCGGGATCGTCGAAGAACTCGGAACGATTAGAAGCATACAGGTTAAATCTCAAGATGCTATCGTTGAGATTCAGGCGACCGATGTTCTCAGTGATGCGAAAGTCGGCGACAGCATCTCCATTGACGGTGCCTGTCTGACGATCCGTTTCCTCACATCCGAAACATTCACCGTGGATGTATCCGCGGAGACCTTGCGTCGCACGACTTTAGGTGAACGGAAGGGAGGAGAGCACGTCAATTTAGAACGTTCACTCCGACTCAGCGATAGATTGGGCGGACACCTCGTCCTCGGACACGTTGATGAGGTCGCGACAATCCGCTCGTGGAAAGATGAGGGGGATGCCTCTGTGATGCAGATAACAATGAGTCGCACCGCCAGACCTTATGTCGCATACAAAGGATCCATCACCGTTGATGGTGTCAGTTTAACGGTATCAAATGTCCACGCGGATGCCTTTGAAGTCACGCTGATTCCGCACACAAAAGACGTTACGACCTTCGGAACAAAACGGACAGGTGATACGGTTAACCTCGAAGTCGATATCGTCGCGCGTTATCTCGAAACGCTGTTAAAAAATACCGAAGAGGAGACAGAGTTGCGTAAACAATCCTCTTCTGAAACCCTTAATTTAAGCTTTTTAGCGAAACACGGCTATATCGATTAA